A single uncultured Methanolobus sp. DNA region contains:
- a CDS encoding ATP-binding protein has translation MRKDVRIILISICFGLTFLIADTYIAHLLFSVNILPFSIEEKETFYDFYVKSFVFIGFLLFGMTVSKMAQKCNFAENELLSQLRFENLVAEISSNFIGKKSEHIDNAIAQSLKKMADFADADRSYLILLSQEPDENDTVYQWHTNNRDNRKIYNYPGRNFPWWMEKMASPEIVHIPDTSKLPPSASREKSVLQEEGIESVLSIPLQSGGKMIGFLGFDTIDRKKQWPQNYVKLMRVVGDIFIDSIERKKAEESILKHRERLSRAQEISHVGSWEVDLHTKKHFWSDEMYHLMGYSPEEINISRVHYYERMHPDDREDFTSCIELALSIPGYKFDTKTRFIKKNGSICILHSLGEVTWDNEGRQMLFQGTTQDITEISLAQEDLQRKNRNLVILQSTAMIAASSMEMEDFLRDILKEINSYLGCSAGSVYLFNSAEHRFDLCSFTGFRDKIVEKLDCLKEDDPLFSLIPDTKKTWITGKVDEIKGCLKWIIDSECIGKLVYIPIIAREDLVGVILLLPDKETIISKSDLNILGNVGRQIGITVENIRLLDETRKAYEELKSLDRMKDEFVANITHELKTPLISIKGYSEVIYEGLLGELEDKQKQCMKIIVSNSERLERLIESLLNMNSLYFEKYHVLSPIYLKDVMDNAITSLSMRTEEKEISIIKDCPADVHLVYGNCEFLKYLFVYILDNAVKFSSKGSQVTIKVTESEKDAHVSVIDHGIGIPGSCMDRIFDRFYQVDGSATRIYGGNGLGLYLSKNIVELHSGAIDVESEEGVGTTVHISLPLFNPDIHDTE, from the coding sequence ATGCGAAAAGACGTTAGGATAATACTGATTTCAATATGTTTCGGTCTGACATTTTTAATTGCAGATACATACATAGCTCACCTACTCTTTTCCGTAAATATACTGCCATTTTCGATTGAAGAAAAAGAGACATTCTATGATTTTTACGTAAAGTCCTTTGTGTTCATTGGCTTCCTTCTTTTTGGTATGACCGTTTCAAAAATGGCTCAGAAATGTAATTTTGCAGAAAATGAACTCCTGTCCCAGTTAAGGTTCGAGAACCTTGTTGCAGAAATATCTTCTAATTTCATTGGAAAGAAATCAGAACACATTGACAATGCTATTGCGCAGTCGCTCAAAAAGATGGCTGATTTCGCAGATGCTGATCGAAGTTACTTAATATTATTGTCCCAGGAGCCTGATGAGAATGATACGGTATACCAATGGCACACTAATAATAGGGACAACAGGAAAATTTACAATTATCCCGGCCGTAACTTCCCGTGGTGGATGGAAAAAATGGCCAGCCCTGAGATCGTTCACATTCCGGATACATCAAAACTTCCACCTTCTGCCAGCAGGGAAAAAAGCGTTTTACAGGAAGAAGGCATAGAATCCGTGCTTTCCATACCTTTACAATCCGGCGGAAAAATGATAGGTTTTCTTGGCTTTGATACTATTGACCGTAAAAAGCAATGGCCGCAGAACTATGTAAAGCTAATGAGGGTTGTCGGGGACATTTTTATTGACAGCATCGAACGAAAAAAAGCAGAAGAATCCATACTGAAACATCGTGAAAGACTGTCAAGGGCACAGGAAATATCGCATGTTGGAAGCTGGGAGGTAGATCTGCATACAAAGAAACATTTCTGGTCAGATGAAATGTATCACTTAATGGGTTACTCTCCTGAGGAAATTAACATTAGCAGAGTTCACTATTATGAACGGATGCATCCGGATGACAGGGAAGATTTCACTTCATGCATAGAACTGGCACTTTCCATACCCGGATATAAATTTGACACTAAAACCCGTTTCATCAAAAAGAATGGAAGTATCTGCATCCTGCATTCTCTTGGCGAGGTCACATGGGACAATGAGGGCAGGCAAATGCTGTTCCAGGGAACTACCCAGGATATAACTGAAATATCACTTGCCCAGGAAGACCTGCAAAGAAAGAACCGCAATCTTGTGATACTCCAGTCCACGGCAATGATAGCCGCAAGTTCAATGGAAATGGAAGACTTCCTCAGGGATATTTTGAAAGAAATAAACTCATATCTTGGTTGTTCTGCCGGTTCAGTTTATCTTTTCAATTCCGCAGAGCACAGATTTGATCTATGTTCTTTCACTGGTTTCAGGGATAAGATCGTTGAAAAACTGGACTGCTTAAAGGAAGATGATCCGCTGTTCAGCCTGATCCCTGACACGAAGAAGACATGGATAACTGGAAAAGTTGATGAGATAAAGGGTTGCCTTAAATGGATCATCGATTCAGAATGTATCGGGAAACTGGTCTACATTCCAATTATAGCCCGCGAGGATCTTGTGGGTGTAATTTTACTCCTGCCTGATAAGGAAACTATCATCTCAAAATCCGACCTCAACATACTGGGTAATGTCGGACGGCAGATTGGCATAACTGTGGAGAACATCCGACTTCTTGATGAGACACGCAAAGCCTATGAAGAACTGAAATCCCTTGACCGGATGAAAGATGAGTTCGTTGCCAACATAACTCATGAGCTAAAGACTCCTCTGATCTCCATAAAAGGTTACAGCGAAGTAATATATGAGGGTCTTCTGGGTGAGCTTGAAGACAAGCAAAAACAGTGCATGAAAATAATTGTTTCCAATTCAGAGCGTCTGGAAAGACTCATAGAATCATTACTTAACATGAACTCACTCTATTTTGAAAAATATCATGTTCTGTCACCTATATACCTGAAAGATGTCATGGATAATGCCATTACAAGTCTTTCAATGAGGACTGAAGAAAAGGAGATAAGTATAATCAAAGATTGTCCTGCTGATGTGCATCTTGTTTACGGCAACTGTGAATTCCTGAAATACCTTTTTGTTTACATTCTGGATAATGCTGTCAAATTCTCATCAAAGGGATCTCAAGTCACCATCAAGGTCACTGAATCTGAGAAGGATGCCCATGTATCAGTTATTGATCATGGAATTGGTATCCCCGGATCATGTATGGACAGGATATTTGACAGATTCTATCAGGTAGATGGCTCAGCTACACGCATTTACGGGGGGAACGGTCTTGGATTGTATCTGTCAAAGAATATTGTAGAGTTACATTCCGGAGCAATAGACGTGGAAAGTGAGGAAGGAGTAGGAACAACAGTACATATTTCCCTGCCCCTGTTCAATCCTGATATCCATGATACGGAATAA
- the alaXM gene encoding alanyl-tRNA editing protein AlaXM → MKELYLTDCYLKEFDATVESIKDDKFVVLNQTAFYPNSGGQPHDTGKLVREDGTEFEVIFTGKFGGDISHEVSNPGLKTGDKVKGIIDWGRRYKFMQYHTACHILSAIIHNETGAMISGNQLGEDKTRVDFNLEDFDREQIASYESKVNEIIDRNIPVSIEIMPREEAFSIPSVVKLKDAFPPEVEEIRIISIPDVDVQACGGTHMANTGDIPHISIIKAENKGKNNRRVYFKFADE, encoded by the coding sequence ATGAAAGAACTATACCTTACTGATTGTTACCTGAAAGAGTTTGATGCTACCGTTGAAAGTATAAAGGATGATAAATTCGTGGTTCTGAACCAGACTGCATTCTATCCTAACTCAGGTGGACAGCCGCATGATACAGGAAAACTTGTCAGGGAAGACGGGACAGAGTTTGAAGTGATCTTTACCGGAAAATTTGGCGGAGACATCAGTCATGAGGTTTCAAACCCCGGACTTAAAACAGGTGATAAAGTAAAAGGAATAATTGACTGGGGTCGAAGATACAAATTTATGCAGTATCACACAGCATGCCATATTTTAAGCGCTATAATCCACAATGAGACCGGCGCTATGATAAGCGGGAACCAGCTCGGAGAGGATAAGACCCGCGTGGATTTCAATCTTGAGGACTTTGACCGTGAGCAGATAGCATCATATGAAAGCAAGGTCAACGAGATAATTGACCGCAACATCCCTGTAAGCATTGAAATAATGCCACGTGAAGAAGCTTTCAGCATTCCGTCAGTTGTCAAACTCAAGGATGCTTTCCCTCCTGAAGTTGAAGAAATAAGGATAATCAGTATTCCTGATGTTGATGTGCAGGCGTGTGGAGGCACACACATGGCAAATACCGGTGACATCCCACACATATCAATAATAAAAGCCGAGAATAAGGGAAAGAACAACAGGAGAGTATATTTCAAATTTGCAGATGAGTGA
- the csa3 gene encoding CRISPR-associated CARF protein Csa3, which produces MPDLTLITTLYTLDPVLVCITRLSPSKVIVITEDEAVDKKAQAEQMLETTFGKVIEIQKLITSLYDPVMVAQDVADVIEQEHDRGNQVILNVSGGRKPQAFGSLFGAYARSEMVKKVVYVKEEDNAMIEFPILGFNISPTKKAILEHIKQGEKAVSKIAVKVDISRGMAYNHIRELKEMGYISDEDGFNITDSGRLAVI; this is translated from the coding sequence ATGCCTGATTTAACTCTCATCACTACACTCTACACACTCGACCCTGTACTGGTATGTATAACACGCCTTTCACCTTCAAAAGTGATAGTTATTACAGAAGATGAAGCAGTTGATAAGAAAGCTCAAGCAGAGCAGATGCTTGAAACCACATTTGGCAAAGTTATTGAGATTCAGAAACTGATTACTTCGCTGTATGATCCGGTAATGGTTGCTCAGGATGTTGCAGATGTCATTGAACAAGAACATGATCGGGGAAATCAAGTAATCCTCAATGTGTCGGGTGGAAGGAAACCACAGGCATTTGGATCTCTTTTTGGAGCCTATGCACGAAGTGAAATGGTCAAAAAGGTTGTCTACGTAAAAGAAGAAGATAATGCTATGATCGAGTTTCCTATACTTGGATTTAATATATCACCCACCAAAAAAGCAATCCTTGAACATATTAAGCAGGGCGAGAAAGCAGTTAGCAAAATTGCTGTGAAAGTAGATATTTCAAGAGGGATGGCATATAATCACATTCGGGAACTCAAGGAAATGGGCTATATCTCGGATGAGGACGGATTTAACATCACCGATTCAGGCAGGCTTGCAGTAATCTGA
- the cas3 gene encoding CRISPR-associated helicase Cas3', whose amino-acid sequence MFKNWGKSSSVNDICDNLYHLLPYHCLDVAATGNIILRKDRLLLQKFKEYIPLDDEQLISLISFYLAVHDIGKYSEAFQNLQPELLKSLRGHDSNKNYVLRHDSMGFYMWKALWDQIWDENWLCLDKTSFDSYDWNDLLIPWITSTTGHHGNPPKNMNNGLPINQNDLFTEEDIEMAGSFIKAASALLLKNAFDGFSSSDGYGYEFEDIEATFKLTSWLLAGIVIVSDWIGSSNEHFKYLSESVPLDKYWNEHALPSAEKALADSGILPSPISMVSEMKILFPEIEVPSPMQEHVSSCPVVNRAQLFIVEDATGSGKTESSLCLAHRIMMQGTANGIYFGLPTMATSNAMYGRLSNLYNNLYEPDSSPSLVLAHGQSYLSDLFSKSIGIKNSDYDGGNVSHEDETVSAQCSAWIADSRKKALLADVGVGTIDQALMGVLPSNHQSLRLLGLSRNVLIVDEVHAYDPYMHRILCTLLEFHASMGGSAILLSATLPIKHRRELASHFCKGLGCSIEGFSKEEYPLLTHVCESGFSETKIESREGTGRIVNVEFFNDESAVINKLVSCSAEGKCSCWIRNTVDDAIESYNRLASLLGKDSVILFHARYAMGDRLKIENEVLKSFGKTSGSQERRGKVLIATQVVEQSLDLDFDYMVTDLAPIDLVFQRAGRLQRHCRDIYGAISEHEERGIPVLGILSPKVTGEISKDWYSDMFPKGAHVYQSHGQLWLTAHLLSEHGSFKIPEESRYFIEGVFGEGASEKVPEELKALDEKAYGEAMAQTSMANFKSLNLTQGYVRSGTQWLDDVVTPTRLGESVNIRLARFKNGVLVPMVSSEEHAWDMSQLSVSGGRIRYVDDYDKEMNELIEISKDSMKDKGKWSLLIPMFSDDGINWKGSAVNKYNNKVQLLYNSENGLSISKE is encoded by the coding sequence ATGTTTAAAAATTGGGGTAAGAGCTCATCAGTAAATGATATTTGTGACAATTTGTATCATCTCTTACCTTATCATTGTTTAGATGTAGCTGCAACAGGCAATATCATATTGAGAAAAGACCGATTGCTTCTTCAGAAATTCAAAGAATACATTCCGTTAGATGATGAACAACTTATATCTTTGATTTCTTTCTATCTTGCAGTTCACGATATTGGTAAATATTCAGAGGCTTTTCAAAACCTTCAGCCGGAATTATTGAAATCCCTTCGTGGTCATGACAGTAACAAAAATTACGTGCTACGTCACGATAGTATGGGTTTCTACATGTGGAAAGCACTATGGGATCAAATATGGGATGAGAACTGGCTTTGTTTGGATAAAACGTCTTTTGATTCTTATGATTGGAATGACTTGTTAATTCCATGGATCACTTCCACAACCGGGCATCATGGAAATCCTCCGAAAAACATGAACAATGGTCTTCCTATAAATCAAAATGATTTATTTACGGAAGAAGATATCGAGATGGCAGGTTCCTTTATAAAAGCGGCATCTGCTCTCTTACTGAAAAACGCATTTGATGGCTTTTCAAGTTCAGATGGTTACGGATATGAGTTTGAGGATATAGAAGCTACATTCAAACTTACTTCCTGGTTACTCGCAGGGATTGTGATTGTAAGTGATTGGATAGGTTCTTCAAATGAACACTTCAAGTATTTATCTGAATCCGTTCCGCTGGATAAATATTGGAATGAGCATGCATTACCGTCAGCCGAAAAAGCGCTTGCAGATTCAGGAATTTTGCCCTCCCCAATATCTATGGTTTCTGAAATGAAAATACTGTTTCCGGAGATAGAAGTTCCCAGTCCGATGCAGGAACATGTATCTTCCTGTCCTGTTGTCAATCGTGCTCAGCTTTTCATCGTGGAGGATGCAACAGGAAGTGGAAAAACTGAATCATCTTTATGCTTAGCTCATCGTATCATGATGCAGGGCACAGCAAACGGGATTTATTTTGGTTTGCCGACAATGGCAACATCTAATGCCATGTATGGAAGATTATCGAATCTTTATAACAACTTGTATGAACCCGATTCTTCCCCTTCTTTGGTGCTTGCACACGGTCAAAGTTATTTGTCAGATTTATTTAGCAAATCAATTGGAATTAAGAATTCTGATTATGATGGAGGAAACGTTTCTCATGAAGATGAAACGGTTTCTGCCCAGTGTTCAGCCTGGATAGCCGACAGCCGTAAAAAAGCTTTACTTGCTGATGTAGGAGTAGGAACCATTGATCAGGCGTTAATGGGTGTCCTGCCTTCAAATCATCAATCTCTGAGATTGCTGGGCTTGTCACGTAATGTTTTGATTGTTGATGAAGTTCATGCATACGATCCCTATATGCACAGAATTCTGTGTACCCTTTTAGAGTTCCATGCATCAATGGGTGGAAGTGCAATTCTTCTCTCCGCCACACTACCGATAAAGCATCGCAGGGAGTTGGCATCTCATTTTTGTAAAGGTTTGGGATGCTCGATAGAGGGATTTTCAAAAGAAGAATATCCTCTCCTGACACATGTTTGTGAATCCGGTTTTTCTGAGACAAAAATCGAATCTCGTGAAGGAACTGGGCGCATAGTAAATGTTGAGTTTTTCAATGATGAATCTGCAGTAATCAACAAACTTGTATCATGTTCTGCTGAAGGGAAATGCAGTTGCTGGATACGCAATACTGTCGACGATGCAATTGAATCATACAACAGGCTTGCATCTTTACTAGGGAAAGATTCAGTAATCCTCTTCCATGCAAGATATGCAATGGGTGACCGGTTGAAGATTGAAAATGAAGTTCTCAAATCTTTCGGAAAAACAAGTGGTTCACAGGAACGCAGGGGCAAAGTACTGATTGCCACTCAGGTTGTAGAGCAATCATTAGATCTTGATTTTGATTATATGGTTACAGATCTGGCTCCAATTGATCTTGTTTTTCAGCGAGCAGGACGTTTGCAGCGTCATTGCCGCGATATTTATGGTGCTATTAGTGAGCATGAAGAAAGGGGAATTCCAGTCCTCGGAATTCTCTCACCTAAAGTGACCGGGGAAATCTCAAAAGATTGGTACTCGGATATGTTCCCAAAGGGAGCACATGTTTATCAGTCACACGGCCAGCTTTGGCTTACTGCTCATCTGCTTTCTGAACATGGAAGTTTCAAAATACCTGAAGAAAGCAGATATTTTATTGAAGGTGTTTTTGGCGAGGGCGCAAGCGAAAAGGTGCCGGAAGAACTGAAAGCTCTTGACGAAAAGGCATACGGGGAAGCAATGGCTCAAACTTCAATGGCTAACTTCAAGTCATTAAATCTGACGCAGGGTTACGTGCGTTCGGGTACTCAGTGGCTTGATGATGTTGTTACTCCGACCCGCCTTGGCGAATCGGTGAATATTCGTCTTGCAAGGTTCAAAAATGGAGTTCTTGTTCCTATGGTGTCTTCTGAAGAACATGCATGGGATATGAGCCAGTTAAGCGTTAGTGGTGGCCGTATAAGGTATGTGGATGATTATGACAAGGAAATGAACGAATTAATAGAAATATCTAAGGACTCGATGAAGGACAAAGGTAAATGGAGTCTATTGATTCCTATGTTTTCTGATGATGGAATCAATTGGAAGGGATCTGCAGTAAATAAATATAATAATAAAGTCCAATTACTTTACAATTCTGAAAATGGTCTTAGCATAAGTAAAGAATAA
- the casA gene encoding type I-E CRISPR-associated protein Cse1/CasA — translation MINEKWIWVNRQDGKKEQIAPWEITDELDSNPIISLASPRPDFNGSLIQFLIGLVQTTMSPRNERDWRKYFINPPKPDELHVMFGEVSDAFNLDGENERFMQDYEHFEDIEKCKEVDISQLLIDVPGGKTIEDNTDHFIKRNTVSKMCFSCCAVALFTLQTNAPQGGRGYLTSLRGGGPLTTVILGDNLWQTIWLNIIPEVNFENLGDISKSSINEIFPWMGFTRTTGNKEMETSSMDVNPKQMYWGMPRRKRVDFKTTKKGFCDVCGCKSDQLVVSYFRKTYGNDYNGTWCHVLTPYYLDGAELIPKHLGKEGVLYRHWLGLVQNDSENGGIVSKVVDRLWTKQNDILDFNILKSSPRLWAFGYDFDKNNARCWYESIMPLFNVPENIKSDYEHIVLQLVKTADIISENTRGCIKKALFKDKLIKGKDKPIKNFTFFIDSRFWHDTESDYYNVLSELIPMLETNSDTVNLKIQWVRSLSKVSEKLFDEYSQSMQFSVVDPERIAIARRDLRRYNYEGGKKIRETLGAA, via the coding sequence TTGATTAATGAAAAGTGGATATGGGTAAACAGACAGGATGGCAAGAAAGAACAGATAGCTCCCTGGGAGATTACTGATGAACTAGATTCAAATCCGATTATTTCACTGGCTTCACCACGTCCGGACTTTAATGGCTCTCTGATTCAGTTCCTTATTGGTCTGGTACAAACAACAATGTCTCCAAGAAATGAAAGGGATTGGAGAAAATATTTCATAAATCCTCCAAAACCAGATGAGTTGCATGTTATGTTTGGGGAAGTATCTGATGCTTTCAATCTAGATGGGGAAAATGAACGTTTTATGCAGGATTATGAACATTTTGAGGATATTGAAAAATGCAAAGAAGTTGATATTAGCCAGTTGTTGATTGATGTGCCAGGAGGAAAAACAATTGAAGATAACACAGATCATTTCATAAAAAGAAATACGGTGTCAAAAATGTGTTTTTCTTGTTGTGCAGTTGCATTATTTACTTTGCAAACCAACGCCCCTCAGGGAGGTAGAGGTTATCTAACTTCACTCAGAGGTGGAGGCCCTCTGACTACAGTTATATTGGGAGATAATTTGTGGCAAACTATATGGTTAAACATTATTCCAGAAGTGAATTTCGAAAATTTGGGTGACATTTCGAAAAGTAGCATCAATGAAATATTCCCGTGGATGGGATTTACTCGTACTACTGGAAATAAGGAAATGGAAACATCTTCAATGGATGTAAATCCCAAACAAATGTATTGGGGAATGCCACGAAGAAAACGAGTTGATTTTAAGACTACTAAAAAAGGTTTTTGTGATGTTTGCGGATGTAAAAGCGATCAACTCGTTGTATCTTATTTTAGAAAAACATATGGCAATGATTATAATGGCACATGGTGCCATGTTTTAACGCCCTATTACCTAGATGGTGCCGAATTGATACCAAAGCATTTAGGGAAAGAAGGTGTTCTTTATAGGCACTGGTTGGGCTTGGTGCAAAATGATTCTGAAAATGGAGGAATTGTTTCTAAAGTTGTAGATAGACTTTGGACAAAGCAAAATGACATTTTGGATTTTAACATACTCAAAAGTTCTCCACGCCTATGGGCTTTTGGTTATGACTTTGATAAAAACAATGCACGTTGTTGGTATGAAAGCATCATGCCTCTATTCAATGTTCCTGAAAATATCAAATCAGATTATGAACATATAGTATTGCAGTTAGTAAAAACTGCTGATATTATAAGTGAGAACACTCGAGGTTGTATAAAAAAGGCATTATTTAAGGATAAATTAATTAAAGGAAAGGATAAGCCAATTAAAAATTTCACCTTTTTTATTGATTCCAGATTCTGGCATGACACAGAATCTGATTATTATAATGTACTCAGTGAATTAATCCCTATGCTGGAAACTAATTCGGATACCGTAAATCTGAAAATTCAATGGGTTAGAAGTTTGTCAAAAGTATCTGAAAAATTGTTTGATGAATATTCTCAATCCATGCAATTCAGTGTAGTTGATCCTGAAAGAATAGCTATAGCTCGCAGAGATCTTAGAAGATACAATTACGAAGGTGGTAAAAAAATAAGGGAAACTCTTGGGGCTGCCTAA
- the casB gene encoding type I-E CRISPR-associated protein Cse2/CasB, translated as MATNSNSLDKNPEACEVLLAWWRDLDNNRGDRAALRRCHNTVEVVFNPAYHKLWLTLNKLGFGNRDSVALIAGVLVNVKNHQGGESFAAQMASVKGGSSPQVSGLRFKRLLKINDKEELFSSIVRIVKLMDGNINVCNLANGLYWWNDYTKKEWAYSYYEKASESKR; from the coding sequence TTGGCAACAAACAGTAATTCATTGGATAAAAATCCAGAGGCATGTGAGGTTTTGCTTGCATGGTGGAGGGATTTAGATAATAATCGAGGAGACAGGGCTGCTCTTCGTAGATGCCACAATACTGTGGAGGTAGTGTTCAATCCGGCTTACCACAAACTCTGGCTTACTCTGAACAAGCTCGGTTTTGGAAACCGCGACTCTGTCGCATTGATTGCCGGAGTATTGGTTAATGTGAAAAATCATCAGGGAGGAGAATCCTTTGCTGCTCAAATGGCAAGCGTGAAAGGTGGTTCAAGCCCGCAGGTTAGCGGACTAAGATTTAAGAGGCTGTTGAAAATTAATGATAAAGAAGAGTTGTTCAGTTCCATTGTCAGGATTGTGAAGTTGATGGATGGAAATATCAATGTCTGCAATCTTGCAAATGGTCTCTATTGGTGGAATGATTACACAAAGAAAGAATGGGCTTATAGTTACTATGAGAAAGCATCTGAAAGTAAACGTTAG
- the cas7e gene encoding type I-E CRISPR-associated protein Cas7/Cse4/CasC: MTKFIQIHTLVSYPPSNLNRDDLGRPKTAVMGGTQRLRVSSQSLKRAWRTSDLFKESLSGHIGIRTKSMGVSVYKALTTGISLADILDCKENASPVNSLISEKEAKEWSKSIAGVFGKSKKDSEDSLTGLEIEQLAHFSPEEISAIEQLISKISSAKIAPSKDDLDLLRQKHTAVDIAMFGRMLASNTKFNTEAAVQVSHAITANEVAVEDDFFTAVDDLNRGEEDMGSGHLGETEFASGLFYTYVCVDCELLKSNLGGDEELATKALCALVEAMAKVSPTGKQNSFASRAYASYMMIEKGKQQPRSLSVSYLEPVKGRSMLKSAIDALKQTNDNMEKVYGKCCEDRKDMNAYTGEGSLDEMLKFVVN, translated from the coding sequence ATGACAAAATTCATACAAATACACACACTTGTATCGTATCCCCCATCCAATCTGAACCGGGATGATCTGGGAAGACCAAAGACTGCTGTAATGGGTGGAACTCAAAGGTTAAGAGTATCTTCACAGAGTCTTAAAAGAGCATGGAGGACATCAGATCTTTTCAAAGAAAGCCTTAGCGGACATATTGGTATCCGTACAAAGAGTATGGGGGTCAGTGTCTATAAAGCTCTGACAACAGGTATTAGTCTGGCAGATATCCTTGATTGCAAAGAGAATGCATCCCCTGTCAACTCATTGATCTCTGAAAAAGAGGCAAAGGAATGGTCCAAATCAATTGCAGGTGTCTTTGGCAAATCCAAAAAGGATAGTGAAGATTCCTTGACTGGTCTTGAAATAGAACAGCTGGCACATTTCAGCCCTGAAGAAATATCGGCAATAGAACAGCTTATTTCTAAAATATCATCAGCCAAAATTGCTCCTTCTAAAGATGATCTTGATCTTTTGAGGCAGAAGCACACTGCAGTAGATATTGCCATGTTTGGTCGTATGCTTGCATCAAATACCAAGTTCAATACTGAGGCTGCGGTGCAGGTTTCTCATGCTATTACAGCAAACGAAGTTGCAGTTGAAGACGATTTTTTCACAGCAGTAGATGATCTGAACAGAGGAGAAGAAGACATGGGTTCAGGACACCTTGGTGAAACAGAGTTTGCCTCCGGTCTTTTCTATACTTATGTCTGCGTAGATTGTGAATTGCTGAAGAGCAATCTTGGTGGAGATGAAGAACTTGCAACCAAGGCATTATGTGCATTGGTCGAAGCAATGGCAAAAGTATCTCCTACAGGAAAGCAGAACAGTTTTGCATCCAGAGCATATGCATCTTACATGATGATAGAAAAAGGGAAGCAACAGCCTCGTTCACTATCTGTTTCATATCTTGAGCCTGTAAAAGGAAGGAGCATGTTGAAAAGTGCTATCGATGCTCTCAAGCAAACAAACGATAATATGGAAAAGGTCTACGGCAAGTGCTGTGAAGACCGTAAGGATATGAACGCCTACACAGGTGAAGGCTCATTGGATGAAATGCTGAAATTTGTGGTTAATTAG
- the cas5e gene encoding type I-E CRISPR-associated protein Cas5/CasD, protein MASWGDIAVGSYRPTFDHPSKSAIFGLLAAALGIRRDEEERQLELVSGYNYGVLINSAGLMLRDYHTSQVPSAGTGRNKKTFFTRKDELAVPKDELNTILSTRDYYCDSLYTVILSTRIDNPLYSLETLAEAIKEPSFSMYLGRKSCPIALPLDPVIISASTMKEAIVNAEFKDDTFVGRLIDNGSCRFYWDDPDEKASHEHSVSRRDEVLSRKRWQFADRKEYYSMVNWRKEACI, encoded by the coding sequence ATGGCTTCCTGGGGTGATATTGCTGTAGGGTCTTATAGGCCTACTTTTGATCATCCATCTAAATCAGCAATATTCGGCCTTCTCGCTGCGGCTTTGGGAATTCGCAGGGACGAGGAGGAAAGACAGCTTGAACTTGTTTCTGGATACAATTATGGAGTTCTCATAAACTCGGCAGGGCTTATGCTCCGTGATTATCATACATCTCAGGTTCCTTCTGCCGGTACGGGTAGAAACAAAAAGACATTTTTCACCCGGAAGGATGAACTAGCGGTTCCTAAAGATGAATTGAACACAATTCTCTCCACCCGTGATTATTACTGCGACAGTCTCTATACTGTGATTCTTTCTACAAGAATAGATAATCCTCTTTATTCTCTTGAAACGCTTGCGGAAGCTATTAAAGAGCCTTCCTTTTCGATGTATCTTGGGAGAAAGTCCTGTCCTATAGCACTTCCACTTGATCCAGTTATTATATCTGCTTCTACTATGAAGGAAGCAATTGTAAATGCTGAGTTTAAGGATGACACATTTGTAGGAAGACTGATTGACAACGGCAGTTGCCGGTTTTATTGGGATGATCCGGATGAAAAAGCATCTCATGAGCACAGCGTTTCGCGACGTGATGAAGTACTGAGCCGAAAAAGATGGCAGTTCGCTGACAGAAAAGAATACTATTCAATGGTTAACTGGAGGAAAGAGGCATGTATATGA